A region of Etheostoma cragini isolate CJK2018 chromosome 2, CSU_Ecrag_1.0, whole genome shotgun sequence DNA encodes the following proteins:
- the LOC117952470 gene encoding apolipoprotein L3-like has product MSKPIPPVPLPRKKNFPSDSTEDDNPLKHTSTPRSPTKSPQGGSVGSTPPPVLPKKWSVRQSSGGFDSGNGTLEIIKVVAKPPVDNCLPQAPPLPRKTPKEQPHDGHRMDDISFSNWKKGLKDWNTLCTDFKLRGENERTIIKVEAEQLYITIQRYLLLMSKYGENLKCHTVELLCIADNLDKVSKGTKIAGITGGATTAAGGVAAAAGVILAPVTMGLSLALTAVGVGVAAAGGVTGASAAIANKANVSQGKKKLEKTFQEYQGLMGNFQECLKFINEGLEQLKQHDLSVLIEARRDSERVAQMIQLASTGRASARAIEAYSKASGLMEGFALAINLEGKNGQKQKRDFKSALGKKIRKLAEELNKGLDELKDLFSEHCS; this is encoded by the exons CCAATCCCACCAGTGCCGTTGCCAAGGAAAAAGAATTTCCCCTCAGACAGCACTGAGGACGACAATCCGTTAAAACATACTTCCACTCCTCGGTCTCCCACAAAATCTCCACAG GGAGGGTCGGTCGGCTCAACTCCTCCACCAGTGTTGCCAAAGAAGTGGAGCGTTAGACAGAGTTCTGGAGGATTTGATTCTGGAAATGGAACTTTGGAAATAATAAAG GTGGTGGCCAAGCCCCCAGTTGACAACTGTCTGCCACAAGCTCCTCCTCTGCCTCGAAAAACCCCAAAAGAACAGCCTCATGATGGACACAGAATG GATGACATCTCTTTTTCCAACTGGAAAAAAGGACTGAAAG ATTGGAATACTCTGTGCACAGACTTCAAACTCAGAGGAGAGAATGAAAGAAC GATCATCAAAGTTGAAGCTGAACAGCTCTACATCACTATACAGCGTTACCTCTTACTGATGTCTAAATATGGTGAAAACCTCAAGTGTCACACTGTGGAGCTGCTCTGCATTGCTGACAACTTGGACAAG GTTTCAAAGGGGACAAAGATTGCTGGCATCACAGGAGGAGCTACAACTGCAGCAGGTGGTGTTGCAGCAGCGGCCGGGGTGATTCTGGCCCCAGTAACGATGGGATTATCACTGGCACTGACTGCCGTTGGGGTGGGTGTGGCTGCAGCCGGCGGCGTCACTGGTGCATCAGCCGCCATCGCTAACAAG GCGAACGTCAGTCAGGGCAAGAAGAAACTCGAGAAGACCTTCCAGGAGTACCAAGGCCTCATGGGGAATTTTCAGGAATGCTTGAAGTTCATCAACGAGGGCTTAGAGCAGCTAAAGCAGCATGATCTGTCTGTTCTGATTGAAGCCAGGAGGGATTCGGAGAGAGTAGCACAGATGATACAGCTGGCCTCTACAGGACGAGCCAGTGCAAGGGCAATAGAGGCTTACAGTAAAGCGTCTGGGTTGATGGAAGGCTTCGCCCTCGCCATCAATCTCGAAGGAAAGAATGGTCAGAAGCAGAAGAGGGACTTCAAGTCTGCGCTTGGTAAGAAAATCCGCAAGTTAGCAGAGGAGCTCAACAAGGGCTTGGATGAGCTCAAGGACTTGTTCAGTGAGCATTGTTCATAG